In Papaver somniferum cultivar HN1 chromosome 1, ASM357369v1, whole genome shotgun sequence, a genomic segment contains:
- the LOC113303113 gene encoding uncharacterized protein LOC113303113, protein MNPFKTLYGYDATHLAFPTTLTTFVAEDEEYLQHRTAMLDILKDSLSVAQARMKFFSNQKRTERSFEIGDLVYLKLQPYRQASVSLRRNFKLSAKYYDPLPIISKVGQLSYKLQLFPEARVHHVFHVSQLKKKIGSTYMPSQLFP, encoded by the coding sequence ATGAATCCTTTTAAAACTCTGTATGGTTATGATGCTACTCATTTGGCTTTCCCAACCACTCTAACTACTTTTGTAGCTGAAGATGAGGAATATCTTCAACACAGGACTGCCATGTTGGACATTCTTAAGGACTCCTTGTCAGTTGCTCAGGCCAGGATGAAGTTTTTTTCTAATCAGAAGAGGACTGAAAGATCTTTTGAAATAGGAGATTTAGTCTACCTCAAGTTGCAACCTTACAGACAAGCCTCTGTCTCTCTCAGAAGGAATTTTAAACTCTCAGCTAAGTACTATGACCCTCTTCCTATTATTTCCAAAGTTGGTCAATTATCTTACAAGCTGCAACTTTTTCCAGAGGCTAGAGTACATCATGTCTTTCATGTATCTCAGCTTAAGAAGAAGATTGGATCTACTTATATGCCCTCCCAACTCTTCCCTTAG